A genome region from Fibrobacter sp. includes the following:
- a CDS encoding ABC transporter permease, whose protein sequence is MRSFWALYIAQVKLYLRDIPVLLISFLLPIVLGIFFGVIFSRTENLNVRLCLVNHDEEAVTESMISLLKKHADSANVSIIVLDEKKAKEDLEKSRVDAVMVLPEGMGRGLRDHEPTELKVYYDPNRNISTGPARQVLSLIVSELNREIIASEKIFSIREEKIKQTTDSLGEFYLPNFLAISILWLGLFATSLPLVQQREKLILLRVGLTPLSRSQFIGAMTIWRLTVGLIQSVLFLLAGSVVLHLPFSVNMFATIGIAILGNLVFISLGFLIAAISKTYESAEMICQAVNFPLMFLSGIFFTREMLPDFMNIISFVIPLTYLGDALRQTMTGYTGYFPLWLNITILGCCGSIFSILSLKLWRWK, encoded by the coding sequence ATGAGATCGTTTTGGGCATTATATATAGCACAGGTCAAGTTGTATCTGAGGGATATTCCTGTATTGTTAATCTCTTTTCTGCTTCCTATAGTATTAGGGATTTTCTTTGGTGTCATATTTTCCCGAACAGAAAATTTGAATGTTCGTCTTTGCCTGGTTAATCATGATGAGGAAGCGGTTACTGAATCCATGATTTCTTTGCTTAAGAAACATGCTGATAGTGCAAACGTGTCGATCATAGTCCTTGATGAAAAGAAGGCAAAAGAGGATCTGGAAAAATCCAGAGTGGATGCAGTGATGGTTCTTCCGGAAGGTATGGGGAGAGGACTTAGAGATCATGAACCCACAGAGCTGAAGGTATACTATGATCCAAACAGAAACATCTCGACTGGACCTGCACGTCAGGTTCTATCTTTGATTGTTTCTGAGCTTAATCGTGAGATAATTGCTTCTGAGAAAATCTTCAGTATTCGAGAGGAAAAAATAAAACAAACAACTGATTCACTTGGAGAGTTCTATCTTCCAAATTTCCTTGCTATTTCCATATTGTGGCTTGGCCTCTTTGCAACTTCTCTTCCTCTTGTTCAGCAGCGTGAAAAATTGATTCTCCTGAGAGTTGGTCTAACACCGCTGTCAAGGTCTCAATTTATCGGGGCGATGACAATCTGGAGATTAACTGTTGGACTGATACAGAGTGTCCTGTTTTTGCTTGCAGGCAGTGTAGTGCTGCATTTGCCGTTTTCAGTCAACATGTTTGCAACTATCGGGATTGCAATACTGGGTAATCTGGTATTCATCAGTTTAGGGTTTCTTATTGCTGCAATTTCTAAAACTTACGAGAGCGCAGAGATGATTTGCCAGGCAGTCAATTTCCCACTGATGTTTCTGTCTGGGATCTTCTTTACCAGAGAAATGCTTCCTGACTTTATGAATATTATTTCTTTTGTTATTCCACTAACATATCTTGGTGATGCTCTCAGGCAGACAATGACTGGGTATACAGGTTATTTTCCACTTTGGCTGAATATTACCATTTTGGGATGCTGTGGATCTATCTTCAGTATTTTGTCTTTGAAATTGTGGCGTTGGAAATAG
- a CDS encoding ABC transporter ATP-binding protein, with protein sequence MSEFVISAKEISKSYRMGKVSVPAIRNVSFTISQGEFVGLVGVSGSGKTTLLNLIGTLDKVDSGFLKIGDITVSRKCNDNELTFLRRNTFGFIFQNFNLVPILNVFENVSYPLWRSRIPEKTRRERVRTLLELVGLSGFEKRFPNELSGGQQQRVAVARAFVNNPKIVLADEPTANLDTQNGNAVIDLLRKVNELENATVLLSTHNTSLFSEEDRVITLTDGTISSDTSSRQHQRCL encoded by the coding sequence ATGAGTGAGTTTGTAATCAGTGCCAAAGAAATCTCGAAATCATACAGGATGGGGAAGGTTTCAGTTCCAGCTATCCGAAATGTCAGTTTTACCATATCTCAAGGTGAATTTGTAGGCCTGGTAGGGGTTTCTGGGAGCGGTAAAACGACACTCCTGAATCTTATAGGCACTTTGGATAAAGTAGATAGCGGATTTCTCAAGATAGGAGATATTACCGTATCCAGGAAGTGTAATGATAATGAGCTCACTTTTTTGCGACGGAATACCTTCGGGTTTATTTTCCAGAATTTCAATCTTGTTCCGATATTAAATGTTTTTGAAAATGTCAGTTATCCTTTATGGCGTTCACGTATCCCTGAGAAGACGCGCAGAGAGAGGGTGCGTACTCTTCTGGAACTGGTGGGTCTGTCAGGATTTGAGAAAAGATTTCCAAACGAGCTTTCGGGCGGGCAGCAGCAGAGAGTTGCTGTAGCAAGAGCATTTGTCAATAATCCGAAAATAGTACTGGCTGATGAACCAACTGCAAATCTTGACACACAAAATGGTAATGCTGTTATTGACCTTTTGCGAAAAGTGAATGAGCTGGAAAACGCGACAGTGCTGCTATCCACACACAACACAAGTTTATTTTCGGAAGAGGACAGAGTAATAACTCTGACTGACGGCACAATAAGCAGCGATACATCATCAAGACAGCATCAAAGGTGTTTATGA
- a CDS encoding ABC transporter permease, whose translation MNISDLYNLYLTMPLKNIWRNRRRSFITLASVIAGTVTIMLFFGYIKVMEVGLKDEAIRKEYGHFQILRKGYSDDDETSYKYMIAKEDYMKISSVIDTLSSVDFINYRHLLVGMIGTSEASAIFMGVAGNPDAEIFMSPELISGAFYGEDAGDQIIIGRHMAGKLNLEVGNEVVLFASNEDGAQDAISVNVSGIYRGMLKAVESMQIYMPLHVAHSLLGHDKIHRIIVCLKNEKDMESAIKTLNAFIKDNNLDLEIRTWSELAVFYRQIIAMFKGITFVLGLVIFSIIMFNISNTMYMVVNDRTKEIGTLRALGSSRFQVKSQLMTEGVLLCLIGCIIGIVITLLIRPLINEMQITLPPPPGQDDRIPIHIVIDHTIIWISVVASSVTGIFATFLPVQRASKLNIVDALRQF comes from the coding sequence ATGAATATTTCTGATCTGTATAATTTGTATCTTACCATGCCGTTAAAGAATATCTGGCGCAACCGTCGCCGGTCTTTTATTACCCTGGCCAGTGTTATAGCAGGAACAGTCACGATAATGCTTTTCTTCGGGTATATAAAAGTAATGGAAGTAGGACTGAAAGATGAGGCAATACGCAAAGAGTATGGTCATTTTCAGATCTTACGAAAAGGTTATTCAGATGATGATGAGACATCTTACAAGTATATGATTGCTAAAGAGGATTATATGAAAATCAGCAGTGTAATCGATACATTATCATCTGTGGATTTCATCAACTACAGGCACCTGCTTGTTGGTATGATTGGTACTTCTGAAGCATCGGCAATTTTTATGGGAGTAGCCGGAAATCCGGATGCTGAGATATTTATGTCGCCAGAACTCATAAGCGGGGCCTTTTACGGTGAAGATGCCGGGGACCAGATAATTATTGGCAGGCATATGGCTGGAAAACTAAACCTGGAAGTTGGAAATGAAGTGGTTCTTTTTGCTTCAAATGAAGATGGTGCTCAAGATGCGATTTCTGTAAATGTCAGTGGGATTTACAGAGGAATGCTTAAAGCTGTAGAGAGTATGCAGATCTATATGCCTTTGCATGTAGCGCATTCACTGCTTGGTCATGATAAAATCCACAGAATAATTGTCTGCCTTAAAAACGAAAAAGATATGGAATCTGCTATTAAAACGCTCAACGCCTTTATAAAAGATAATAATCTTGATCTGGAGATCAGGACCTGGAGTGAATTGGCGGTATTCTACCGTCAGATTATAGCTATGTTCAAAGGAATCACTTTTGTTTTAGGTCTGGTCATCTTTTCAATAATAATGTTTAACATCTCTAATACAATGTACATGGTTGTAAATGATCGTACAAAGGAGATCGGTACTCTCCGCGCTTTGGGTTCATCCAGGTTTCAGGTGAAATCTCAGCTCATGACCGAAGGAGTTTTGTTATGTCTTATTGGGTGTATAATTGGAATTGTAATTACACTGTTGATAAGACCTCTGATAAATGAAATGCAGATAACACTTCCCCCTCCTCCGGGTCAGGATGACAGGATACCTATTCATATTGTAATTGACCATACTATTATATGGATCAGTGTGGTCGCAAGCTCAGTTACTGGAATTTTTGCAACCTTTCTGCCTGTCCAACGGGCTTCTAAACTGAACATTGTTGATGCATTGCGTCAGTTCTGA
- a CDS encoding outer membrane lipoprotein-sorting protein: MSRCLLLIFLITVVSVRSEENQIDDGAIKLFQSIGDHFRFSDQYSSLCSITSNDGKGNIKTQNYKMFVKDARTSLLYTLSPERDRGKMYLMRGKDIWCYFPKAGKSMMISYNRTLMGTVNISDFVNTELTEWYDLIDCDATYTGETPVVVLTLKRKNAKAAYPFIKVYFDKNRIIQAESLSSSQILMRKIIYSDFLPARDGFYYATNIRIENSMKSGEYSIIKISSLTVEKAIPEYYFSPDHLHRVIVQTP, translated from the coding sequence ATGAGTAGATGTCTTCTATTAATCTTTTTAATAACAGTCGTGTCAGTACGGTCAGAAGAGAATCAGATAGATGATGGTGCGATAAAACTCTTTCAAAGCATAGGTGATCATTTCCGTTTTTCAGACCAATACTCTTCTCTCTGCAGTATCACTTCCAATGATGGAAAGGGAAACATTAAAACTCAAAATTATAAAATGTTTGTAAAAGATGCCCGGACAAGTCTTCTTTATACGCTGTCACCTGAGAGGGACCGGGGAAAAATGTATCTGATGAGGGGAAAAGATATCTGGTGCTATTTCCCAAAAGCAGGTAAGTCTATGATGATAAGTTATAACAGGACACTGATGGGAACTGTCAATATTTCTGACTTCGTAAATACAGAACTGACAGAGTGGTACGACCTGATTGACTGTGACGCAACCTATACAGGAGAAACTCCTGTGGTTGTTTTGACTTTAAAACGGAAAAATGCAAAAGCTGCTTATCCATTTATAAAAGTTTATTTTGATAAAAATAGAATTATACAGGCTGAATCGCTTTCAAGTTCTCAGATCCTCATGCGAAAAATCATCTATTCAGATTTCCTGCCAGCCAGGGATGGGTTTTACTATGCTACCAATATCAGAATCGAAAATTCGATGAAAAGTGGGGAGTACAGTATCATAAAGATAAGTTCTCTTACAGTTGAGAAGGCTATCCCGGAATATTACTTTTCACCTGACCACCTTCACAGAGTGATAGTCCAGACACCATGA